The DNA window CCGATGTGCCGTTGGGCATTGGCGACGATGCGGCCTTGCTGCAGCCGCCGCCGGGCGAGCAACTGGCGATCACTGCCGATACGCTCAATGCGGGCGTGCATTTTCCGAATGAAACGCGTGCGGACGATCTGGGCTGGAAGACGTTGGCGGTCAATCTCTCCGATCTCGCTGCGATGGGAGCACAACCGCGCTGGTGCACCTTGTCGCTGTCCTTGCCCCATGACGATGCAGCGTGGGTGGATGCGTTTGCCGATGGTTTTTTTGCACTGGCCGATGCGCATGACATTGCATTGGTCGGTGGCGATACCACGCGCGGGCCGTTGTCGTGTGCGGTGACCGCCATCGGCAGTCTGCCGCCTGGCGCTGCGTTGCGTCGCGATGGTGCGCGTGTGGGCGACGAGGTGTGGGTGACCGGTGCGCTGGGCGAGGCCGCAGCGGCATTGGCACTGTGGCAGGCCGCTCAGTTGGATGTGACCTGTGTGGCTGCCGACCCATTGCACGAGCAGTGGCGCAGCCGCTTGCTGCGTCCGCAGCCGCGTGTGCAGGCCGGGCTGCGTTTGCGTGGGCTTGCGCATGCGTGCGTGGATATCTCCGATGGGTTGCTGGCCGATCTGGGGCATCTGTGCGAGCGTAGCGGTGTAGGGGCACAACTTGCGTTGGCTGCACTGCCGGCGATGCCACGCAGCGCCCAGATCGCTGCGCGGCAGTACATCGGCTGGCAACTCGGCGGTGGCGACGACTACGAGTTGTGCTTCACCGCCGCGCCGCAACACCGTGAGCAGGTGCGGCAGGCAATGGAATTTGCCGGAGTTGCCGCCACGCGTATCGGTCACATTGTCGCCACGCCTGGCGTGGTGGTGCGCGACGCCGACGGCAACCCGTGGCAGCCGCCGCAGCGTGGGTACCAGCACTTCGTAGGCTGACGATTGCGTTTGGCACTGCTGCATCGACTGATCATCACGACATGCGCCTCGGTTGGCGCGTCATGAATGTCGGTGATGTCCTCTGAACTGGATTCGGGGCTGATTTTGAAGATGTGGAATGCCGTTTGCTCCCCCTCATCCGGCCTTTGGGCACTTTTTCTCGCAGGCGGGAGAAGGGTGTGTCGGCAGGGGCGGTTACGTGATGGAGCGTGCAGTGGGTGTCGCTCCAGCTTGGCTAACCTTCGTCGCCTCCCGAATCTTGGCCCTTGATCCATACCGTGCCGTTTGGTACGTTCGCAGCGTTCTTTCACGTACCACGGATGCATGGCAGTTGCCGCTGGGCCATCCCGGCCCGGCTTCGCGTGGGAGAGAGCAGCATGAACAAGCATTGGACTGGGGGCATCGCCGCAATGGCGTTGCTGGTGGCATCTGCGTCGGCGGTGGCGGCCGCTTGTAGCAAGACCTACGAACGCATCCCCGGCTGGGATGGCGCGCCGATGGGCGCCCTGGTGCTGGTGCCTCAGGGGCAGGGCAGCAGTCCGTTTCCGCTGATCGTGATGCCGGCCAGCTGGTCGTTACCCAACCTGGAATATCTGGGCCGCGCCAGCCAATTGGCCAGCGACGGCTACGTGGTTGTCAGCTACAACCACCCGCGGTTTCTGGAATTCGGCCGGGCAGATCGACATCGCCGGCGCGGACACCGTGCAAGACGTCAGCGCGGGGATCGACTGGGCGCTGGCGCATACGCCGGCAAACCCGAACGCGATCGGCGCGTCGTGTATTTCGTACGGGGTGGGCATCAGCCTGCTGGCCGTCGAGCGCGACCCGCGCATCAAGGCGGTGGCCGCGCTCAGTGGCTGGGCTGATCTGGAGGCGTCGTTGCATTCCAATCGCACCGTCAGCCAACAAGGGGTCTGGTTGTGGGTCGGTGCCGGCGCGTTGAACGGGCGTCCCGGCCCGAATCTGGCGCAGATCGGCGCAAGGGTTGCCATCGGCGATTACGACGGTGCGGTGCAGGCCTTCCTGCCGTGGGTTGCCTTGCGCAGCCCGGCCACCGATGTGGCCGCACTCAACGCGCGTGGCACTGCCGTGCTGCTGGGCAATGCCTTCAACGACGGCTTAGAGCGGCTAACAAAACGACTGCGTTCACCGCCAGACGGGCGCGGCCGGTGTTCGAATCGGCATCTACCACGCGTACACTCTAGTTCCTCCGCGCCGTCCGCACCCACCTGACGACTGCTCGCTACGTTTTGTTAGCCGCTCTTAGCGTTGCAAGCAACGCGTTGGTAACAGCAAGTGTCGGTCGCGTCTGGACCATCGTCGATCTCCCTGGATGGATGGCGCACGTGCGCACAAAGCATGCACGTGCCCGGTGCGGGGCTGGGCCGCATGTCGGGGAAGCCTTGCATGCGGATGTGCCGCGCATTTGCCGCTGCACCCCAATCGCTGGCATGCGCTGATTGCGATGTTGCAGCTGTTGCGAAGCGGACGGTAAAGCTGTCAGTTCTCGACGACGGCAGGCGTCACGCTCACGGGGGTCTCCACCTTGTGCTGCGGCAGCGACGCCAGCACCGCAGTGCGAAACCGCGCGGCAAACGCGGCGTCGTTGGCTTGGTAGAACGCGCGCGCATTGGCTGACAACTTGTCCAGCTGCGCCTGCGGCATCGCCAGCGCGGCTTCCACTGCGCTGGCGATGCCCGCAGCGTCCACGTAGTAATACGACGCCAGACGCCGCAGGCGCACCTCGGCCACTGGGATCAGCACGCCGTGCTCTGGCCTGACCAATTCGTTCATCGGCTCGCCGTCGGTGGCTAGCGTCACTGCTCCCACGCTCAGCGCTTCCATCAGGTAATGGCCGAAGCCTTCGGCCTCGGACGGACAGATATGGAACAGATGCGCGTTCTGCAGCCGACGCAGTTCGGCATCGTCGAGGTAGCGAACGCGGTGATCGATATTCGGCGCCACCACCGGCCTGCCAGCGGTGCGCGGGTTCTGCACCACCGTCAGCGGCGGCCATTCCGGATGCCGCTGCCAGGTCTCCAGCAGCACGCGCGTGCCCTTGGCGGTGCTGCGCCCGGCCAGATGAAAGAACGCGCGATGACGGGGCACTTGCGGGTCGTACCGATCCGGGCTGCTGAAGCCGATAAAGCGCGTAGTGCATCCCAGGCTGCGGAAGATCCGCTCGGCGTGATGGGTCTTGCACAGCACCGCATCGAAGCGCGGCAGCAGCGGCAGCCACTTGAGCAGCAGCCATTCCGGATTGGGCACCAGAAGGTTGATCCGACCCAGCGGCAGGCAACGCGCATATACACGTTCGGAAAAGATCTGCAGCGGCACACGCCCGAACAGCGCGCGGCTGGCCCACAGGCGGGCTTCGCGCCCGGTGTCCTGCAAACGCTGGCTGGTGAATCCCATTTCCTGCACCGGCACGCCGCCATCGCGCAGCGTTTCGGCCATTAGCACCATGTCACGGGTCAGCCCCACGCCGTTATCGCGGCTGATCACCCGCATCATCGGAAACGGCTTGTCATGCGTGCACACGCCATTGCAGGGGCGGAGCGTCGATGCAATGGTTTCCTGCGCGATGTCCCGCTCTGTCATGTTGCGTCACACGTGTGCCGATGGTTGACAAATTCGATCATTATTGATGAGTGCTTCAGCCTTGCAACTGCGAGCACCATGTATCCGCTAGCCGCCACCCTGCGCAAGCTGATCGGCGAGTTCCTCAGCGCCCACGGCTACCAGGTGGACGTTGCCGGAAACGCGGCGGAGATGCGCAATAGCATTTCGCAGCGCCGCCCGGACCTCATCGTACTCGACGTGATGATGCCTGGAGAAGACGGACTGAGCGCTGCGCGGCCCTGGCCAGTGAGCGCGGTTCACCTGCGGTCATCATGCTCAGCGCGCTAGGCAACGACACCGACCGCATCATTCGGTCTGCAAGTGGGCGCCGACGATTACCTGGCAAAGCCCTGCAATCCGCGTGAATTGCTGGCGCGGGTGCGCGCCCTGCTGCGCCGCCATCTTCATCAATCTGTCCGATGGGGAGTTCGCGCTGCTGCGTACCTTCGTCGAACATCCGCAGTGGGTTCTGAGCCGCGACCAGTTGCTGGACGACACCCGCGGTCGCGACACCGATGTCTACGATCGCGCCGTCCACAGCCAGATCAGCCGCCTGCGCCGCAAGATCAACGAACGTGTCCATACCGAGTTGATTCGCACCGTCCGTAACGAAGGCTACATGCTGCTGCCTGGCGTCTCGCGCTTGTGAGCAAACCGGCACGTCGCGGGCTGTCGATCTTCGACCGTACCTTCGTGTTGCTGGCGGTGGCGCTGCTCACGGCCCAGGCGGTGGGTATCGCGTTGCTGGTGATGCGAACCCCTATCTACGAGCCGCCGGTGCACCCGCCGGAGGTGGTGGCGCTGCTGTCCACGCGCATGCCGGCCGGCACCCAGATCCTGGTGGAGAGCGTGGTCGACAACGCCACCGACATCGGCGCCGAACTGCTGCCTGGTCCGGCGATCACCCTGGATGGCGACCCTCTGGCATTGCGCCGCGCGGCGATGAATCTACTGGAAAACGCCTTGAAATACCGCAAACGCGCACGCTTGCAGCTGCAGCGCGATGGCGAAGACGGCGTGCTGTGGATCGACGACGACGGCTCCGGCATCGACTCTACGCAATGCGAACAAGTGACGTGGCGCGCCGTTATCAGATGTACGCAGACTGCGCGCCCGGCTCGGCATGCACACGTGAGACCTGCAGCACGGAGCATCGGCCGCTAATCTGCTCGGTGGAATGATGCGTCTGGATCCGCGTCCGGCGCGGTTGTGCGCGCCTGCTGGTGAGCACAGGCGTTTTGATCGATGCTCGTAGAAGGCGCCTGAGGTGACGACCAGCCCCCGCTCGTCGTCTCTCCGGTCGGTCGAAGAGCCGGAAAGCCGAATCGCCGCATGCGCACGATGCAGCGTGATCGGCGATCACCGCCCGAATCCACACCTGTGGAGACAGCAACGTGCCCGAGATCAGCAGCGCTCTACGACCGCTGCCGGCAACACGTGCTCAGTACGCGAACGAGCGGAACACGCGATCGACATCGCCGTTCCATGCACCGTGATAGAGCGCCAGCTTGCGCTCGGCGGCGGTGACGCCGCTCTCGGCGATTTCGGCAATTACGTCCAGAAAGCCGGTTTCATCCTGACCGTCGCGATTCAGGCGTGCACGCCGACGCAGACCTTCGCGCGCGATGTTGACTGCCTCCACCGCCAGATCGCGCGCGGTGCCCTTGCGGAACGGCAGGCCGAGTGCGTGCCTGGGCACGCCGTCGCGCAGCGCATGGCGCTCGGTCGTGCTGAAGTCCTTGACCAGATCCCAGGCCGCATCCAGCGCGGTGTCGTCATACAACAGGCCCACCCAGAACGCCGACAGCGCGCACAGACGATCCCAGGGGCCGGCATCGGCGCCGCGCATTTCCAGATACTTCTTCAAGCGCACTTCCGGGAACGCGGTGGTCATGTGGTCCGACCAATCGCGCAGTGTGGGCAATGCCCCCGGCAATGCAGGCAGCTTGCCCTGCATGAAATCGCGGAAGCTCTGCCCGCTGGCATCGACGTAGACGCCGTTGCGGTAGGAGAAATACATCGGCACATCGAGCAGGTAATCGACGTAGCGCTCGTAGCTGAAACCATCGTCGAACACGAAATCCAGCATGCCGGTGCGATCGGCGTCGGTATCGGTCCAGATGTGCGAGCGGTAACTCAGATAACCGTTCGGCTTGCCTTCGGTGAACGGCGAATCGGCGAACAGCGCGGTGGCGATCGGCTGCAGCGCCAGCGATACACGGAACTTCTTCACCATGTCCGCTTCGGTGGCGTAATCCAGATTGACCTGCACCGTGCAGGTGCGCGTCATCATGTCCAGACCGAGCGAGCCGACCTTGGGCATGTAGTTCTTCATGATCTGGTAGCGGCCCTTCGGCATCCACGGCATCTGGTCGCGACGCCATTTCGGCTGGAAGCCCATGCCGAGAAAGCCCAGCAGCAACTCGCTAGCCACCTGCGCCACTTCATCCAGATGGGTGCCGGTTTCCACGCAGGTGTGATGCAGGGTTTCGACTGCTGCGCCAGAGAGTTCCAGCTGCCCGGCCGGCTCCAACGTTACCGACGCGCCTTCGCGCAGCAGTGCGATGGTGTGGCCGTTTTCCTGCACCGGCTCCCAACCGAAACGGGTCAGCCCGGTCAGCAAGGCCTCGATGCCGCGCGCGCCTTCGAAGGTGGGCGCGCGTAGATCATCGAGCTGGAAGCCGAACTTTTCGTGCTCGGTCCCGATCCGCCAATCCGCGCTGGGCTTCTCGCCGGAGGCCAGCACCTGGACCAGTTCCGCGCGTTCGGTGATCGGCGTTTCGACGACGTAGCTGGGACTCGACAAGGACAGGCTCGCAAATGTGAAGGGGTGGAGCGATGTGGGGAGACTCCCCTGCCACCGCAAGGCCCGCACTATAACCGCCCGGCGGGAAAGGATTGGCGACACGGCCGTGGCGTGAGATTTATACCAACAGAGCCGGCAGTCGATCGCAGCGTCGGCGTGATCTGAGCCCACCTCGCCAGGATGCGTGCAAGGCAACATCGCCAAACTGAGCCCTTACGGTTCGGCATCCAACGTACCCGTCGGCGCGCGCAAACGCAGACAGCGAGCCGAAGTCCGTCGCCGCTCACGCCGCATGCATCGGCGGCCCGAGCCCCCACCACCTGCTGCACGGCATCACTCGGCCGCGGGCGCTTCCAAGTCCAGGCCCAGCCAGCCAGCCACGATGCTGCGCAGTTCGTCCACGCCCTGGCGCGATTGGCCGGAGTAGGTCTGTACGGTCACGCTGTCGCCGAAGCGGGCGGAGAGCTCTTTGTGGACCTTCTGCAGGGTCTGCATCTGTTGGCCACGGCCGAGCTTGTCGGCCTTGGTCAGCAGGCCGTGCGCGGGCAGGCCGCGTTCGGCCGCATAGCCCAGCATCTGCAGGTCGTAATCCTTGAGCGGGTGGCGGATATCCATGACCACCACCACCCCGCGCAAGGCTTCGCGGGTGCGGAAATAGCGGTCGATAAAGGCCTGCCAGTGCGCCTGCAGGTCCTGCGGCACCTTGGCGTAGCCATAACCGGGCAAGTCCACCAGATAGCGCTCGGGCTGGATCTGGAAGAACACCAGCTGCTGGGTGCGGCCAGGCGTCTTGGAAACGCGGGCCAGTGCATTCTGGCGGGTCAGCGCATTGAGTGCGCTGGATTTTCCGGCGTTTGAGCGGCCGGCGAAGGCAACCTCGTAGCCGTCATCGTCGGGCAATTGCCGGGCGTTGTGGGCAGACAGGTGGTAGCGGGCTTGTTCGATAAGGAGCGACATCCCCCTAGGATCGCACGTTCGGGCTTGGCGGTTTTGCTGCACTGTTCGTTGACCCTGGCGCAAAGGCGTGTCGATAATCCAAGCACGCCTGCCACAGCTAGCACCCAACGCGCGCGGGCCGGGTCCATACGGAGCTTTAGCTGATGCGCCATGCTCGTGTGCTTGTCCTCGCCACTCTCGCCGTGTCGGTCATCGCGGTCGTGGCGTTTGCGCAATCGGCGGTCACGCCGGTCACCGATCCGCCGCCCGTGCGCGTTGCGCCGCTGGAGGTGGACCTGTCCAAAACCACCTGGGGCGACGCCAAGGCAGGCCAGACCAAGGCCGTCGCCTGCGCGGCCTGCCACGGCCAGGATGGTAATCCGGCGGCGGCCATGTACCCACGCATCGCCGGGCAAACCGAGCGCTACGTGGCGCATCAGGTCGCGCTGATCGCCAGCGGCGAGCGCACCACCGGCATGTCTGCGGTCATGGTGCCGTTCGTCAGGGACCTCACTGCGCAGGACATGCGCGACCTGGGTGCCTACTTCGCCACCCAGAAGTCGTCCGCCGGGGTCGCCGACGATGCGGTGGTCAGCGACGGGCCGTATCAGGGCCTGAAGTTCTACGAGGTCGGCGAAAAACTCTACCGCGGCGGCGACATCGCGCGCGCAGTGCCGGCCTGCATGGCCTGCCACGGCCCGTCCGGCAGCGGCAATCCGGGGCCGGCGTATCCGCGCCTGGGTGGCCAGCATGCCGAGTACGTGGCACGGCGGCTGAAGGAATATCAGGCAGGCACCACCCAGGAGCGCAATCCGGCGCTGTTCAATATCATGGCGCAGGTGGCGCGCCCGCTGACCGAGCAGGAGATCCAGGCGCTGGCCAGTTATCTGCAGGGTCTGCACGACCGCGCCGACGATGCGGCCGCCGCACGGGCACCTGCCGGGACACCCGCACGCTCATGAGTTGACTGCCGCAGCTGCCACACCGTTTCACGACGCCGGTCCCGCGACCGGCGTCGTCGTTTCATCCCCCCTCGCATCCCCACGGAGCCCGCATGAATCTGCTTTCCCGCCTGTCCCTGCTGTTATTGAGCCTGGTGCCGCTGGTGGCCTGTGCCATCGACAAGAATGCGCCGCCGGTCGAAGGCGAGGACTATCTGCTGATCGACGACGGCCAGCCGTACGCCCCGCTGGCCGGCAAGATCGAAGTAGCCGAAGTGTTCGGCTACACCTGCCCGCACTGCGCGCATTTCGAGCCGGTGCTGGACGCCTGGGTGGCCAAGCAGCCGCCGTATGTGCGCTTCACTCCGGTGCCGGCGGCATTCGGCGGCTCCTGGGATGCGTTCGCGCGCGCCTACTTGGCCGCCGACATTCTGGGTGTGGCCAAGCGCAGCCATCGCGCCATGTTCGATGCGATCCACGAAAAGCAAAGCGTGCCCTCCCAGAACGTGGCCCCGGAAGAACTGGCCGCGTTCTATGCCGGTTACGGTATTGCGCAGCAGCGCTTCATCGAGACCTTCAAGAGCGAAGCGGTGGACGCCAGACTCAAGGCCGCACGCGAGTTCGCGCTGCGCAGCAAGATCCCCGGCACGCCGGCCATCATCGTCAACGGGCGCTATCTGATCGGGGCGCGCAATTACCCCGACATGCTGCGCGTGG is part of the Xanthomonas fragariae genome and encodes:
- the thiL gene encoding thiamine-phosphate kinase; the encoded protein is MPEFDLIARLRARIAARADVPLGIGDDAALLQPPPGEQLAITADTLNAGVHFPNETRADDLGWKTLAVNLSDLAAMGAQPRWCTLSLSLPHDDAAWVDAFADGFFALADAHDIALVGGDTTRGPLSCAVTAIGSLPPGAALRRDGARVGDEVWVTGALGEAAAALALWQAAQLDVTCVAADPLHEQWRSRLLRPQPRVQAGLRLRGLAHACVDISDGLLADLGHLCERSGVGAQLALAALPAMPRSAQIAARQYIGWQLGGGDDYELCFTAAPQHREQVRQAMEFAGVAATRIGHIVATPGVVVRDADGNPWQPPQRGYQHFVG
- a CDS encoding glycosyltransferase → MTERDIAQETIASTLRPCNGVCTHDKPFPMMRVISRDNGVGLTRDMVLMAETLRDGGVPVQEMGFTSQRLQDTGREARLWASRALFGRVPLQIFSERVYARCLPLGRINLLVPNPEWLLLKWLPLLPRFDAVLCKTHHAERIFRSLGCTTRFIGFSSPDRYDPQVPRHRAFFHLAGRSTAKGTRVLLETWQRHPEWPPLTVVQNPRTAGRPVVAPNIDHRVRYLDDAELRRLQNAHLFHICPSEAEGFGHYLMEALSVGAVTLATDGEPMNELVRPEHGVLIPVAEVRLRRLASYYYVDAAGIASAVEAALAMPQAQLDKLSANARAFYQANDAAFAARFRTAVLASLPQHKVETPVSVTPAVVEN
- a CDS encoding glutamate--cysteine ligase, which translates into the protein MSSPSYVVETPITERAELVQVLASGEKPSADWRIGTEHEKFGFQLDDLRAPTFEGARGIEALLTGLTRFGWEPVQENGHTIALLREGASVTLEPAGQLELSGAAVETLHHTCVETGTHLDEVAQVASELLLGFLGMGFQPKWRRDQMPWMPKGRYQIMKNYMPKVGSLGLDMMTRTCTVQVNLDYATEADMVKKFRVSLALQPIATALFADSPFTEGKPNGYLSYRSHIWTDTDADRTGMLDFVFDDGFSYERYVDYLLDVPMYFSYRNGVYVDASGQSFRDFMQGKLPALPGALPTLRDWSDHMTTAFPEVRLKKYLEMRGADAGPWDRLCALSAFWVGLLYDDTALDAAWDLVKDFSTTERHALRDGVPRHALGLPFRKGTARDLAVEAVNIAREGLRRRARLNRDGQDETGFLDVIAEIAESGVTAAERKLALYHGAWNGDVDRVFRSFAY
- the yihA gene encoding ribosome biogenesis GTP-binding protein YihA/YsxC: MSLLIEQARYHLSAHNARQLPDDDGYEVAFAGRSNAGKSSALNALTRQNALARVSKTPGRTQQLVFFQIQPERYLVDLPGYGYAKVPQDLQAHWQAFIDRYFRTREALRGVVVVMDIRHPLKDYDLQMLGYAAERGLPAHGLLTKADKLGRGQQMQTLQKVHKELSARFGDSVTVQTYSGQSRQGVDELRSIVAGWLGLDLEAPAAE
- a CDS encoding c-type cytochrome → MRHARVLVLATLAVSVIAVVAFAQSAVTPVTDPPPVRVAPLEVDLSKTTWGDAKAGQTKAVACAACHGQDGNPAAAMYPRIAGQTERYVAHQVALIASGERTTGMSAVMVPFVRDLTAQDMRDLGAYFATQKSSAGVADDAVVSDGPYQGLKFYEVGEKLYRGGDIARAVPACMACHGPSGSGNPGPAYPRLGGQHAEYVARRLKEYQAGTTQERNPALFNIMAQVARPLTEQEIQALASYLQGLHDRADDAAAARAPAGTPARS
- a CDS encoding thiol:disulfide interchange protein DsbA/DsbL, with the protein product MNLLSRLSLLLLSLVPLVACAIDKNAPPVEGEDYLLIDDGQPYAPLAGKIEVAEVFGYTCPHCAHFEPVLDAWVAKQPPYVRFTPVPAAFGGSWDAFARAYLAADILGVAKRSHRAMFDAIHEKQSVPSQNVAPEELAAFYAGYGIAQQRFIETFKSEAVDARLKAAREFALRSKIPGTPAIIVNGRYLIGARNYPDMLRVADYLIAREHAAPAKR